TACAAAAGAAATAGTTGATTTTATCAAAAAAAATATAGCTGTTGCTTAATTTTTAAAAGGTGTATTATTTATGATTACGAGCAGTAGAATCCGTAAAGCTGATAGCAGGGCTGTAGCAAAGTTGATAACATTGGTGGAAAATGATTTCAAATCTGCTCAACCAATATTAAAGGAGTTACATCAATATTGTGGAAAAGCAGTTGTTATTGGAATAACTGGTCCACCAGGATCAGGCAAGAGCACTATCACGGATAAAATAACAAAACATTTAAGGAAAATGGGTAAAAAAGTTGGCATAATAGCCATTGATCCCAGCAGCCCTTTTACCGGTGGAGCTATTTTGGGTGATAGAATAAGGATGCAAGATTTGACAATTGATAAAGATGTTTTTATCCGAAGCATAGGTGCACGTGGTCATTTAGGTGGACTCTCAAGGTCAACACAGGCAGTTGTTAAAATTATGGATGCAATGGGAAAAGATTTTATTATTATTGAAACTGTGGGAGTTGGTCAATCAGAAATAGATGTAATTAAGGTATCGGATCTTGTTCTTTTGGTTGTAATGCCAGGAATGGGAGATGATATCCAAGTAATAAAAGCCGGGATTATGGAAATAGGAGATATATTTGTCGTTAATAAGTCAGATAGAGATGGTAGTGACAAATTAATTGCTGAAATTGAAATGATGCTTCATTTAAAAGAAGATAATGAAAAAAAATGGGTTCCTCCAATTATAAAAACTATCGGTACTGAAAACAAAGGAATAGCAAATCTTTGGAATGAAGCAGAAAAATGTATCAAGTACCTAAATAAGACAGGTGAACTATTAAAAAGAAGAAAGTATAGAACAAGAAAAGAAATATATGACCTATTTCAGGAAAATTGGCGCGAAATGTTTTTTCAATTTATAAGCAAAGAAATGTTTGAAAAAGAAGTTGATAAGGTACTAATGCAAAACGATAATCCTTATAACTCAGTAGAAAAATTAACTAAAATATTTAAAGAAAACTTAATTAAGGGAGGTAAATAAAAGTGTTTAAAAAGATTGACCATATTGGAGTTGCTGTTAAAAATCTTGGAGATTCGCTTCATATTTTTAAGGATATTTTAGGAATGCAATATACTGGGGAAGAAGAAGTAGAAGAGCAAAAAGTCAAGACAGCCTTCTTGCCTGTTGGAGAAAGTGAAATAGAATTGTTAGAATCAACTTCTCCAGATGGTGCTATTGCTAAATTTATTGAAAAAAGAGGAGAAGGTATTCACCATATTGCCTTCGAAGTGGATGATTTAGGGGAAAAACTAAAAGAATTAG
The Atribacterota bacterium genome window above contains:
- the mce gene encoding methylmalonyl-CoA epimerase is translated as MFKKIDHIGVAVKNLGDSLHIFKDILGMQYTGEEEVEEQKVKTAFLPVGESEIELLESTSPDGAIAKFIEKRGEGIHHIAFEVDDLGEKLKELEKAGVRLIDKEPRYGAGGAQIAFLHPKSTNGILIELCEHKS
- the meaB gene encoding methylmalonyl Co-A mutase-associated GTPase MeaB is translated as MITSSRIRKADSRAVAKLITLVENDFKSAQPILKELHQYCGKAVVIGITGPPGSGKSTITDKITKHLRKMGKKVGIIAIDPSSPFTGGAILGDRIRMQDLTIDKDVFIRSIGARGHLGGLSRSTQAVVKIMDAMGKDFIIIETVGVGQSEIDVIKVSDLVLLVVMPGMGDDIQVIKAGIMEIGDIFVVNKSDRDGSDKLIAEIEMMLHLKEDNEKKWVPPIIKTIGTENKGIANLWNEAEKCIKYLNKTGELLKRRKYRTRKEIYDLFQENWREMFFQFISKEMFEKEVDKVLMQNDNPYNSVEKLTKIFKENLIKGGK